A stretch of DNA from Phenylobacterium koreense:
GTCGGCTCGTAGATGATCCGCAGGCCCCGGGCGCGCAGGCGGAAGCAGAGGTCGGCGTCCTCGCAATAGGCCGGGGCGAAGGTGATGTCGAAGCCGTCCAGCTCGGCGAACACCTCGCGGCGGACCGCCAGGCAGGCGCCGGAGGCGTAGTCGACTTCCCGCCGCACGTTCCAGCGCGGCAGGCCGGGATCCTCGAAGAGGCCGATCATCTCCGACGCGCCGTCGACGCCAATGCGCGCGCCGGCTTCCTGCAGCCGGCCGTCCGGGAACAGCATCTTGGGCGCGGCGGCGCCGACGCGGGCCTCCTCCGCGAACGGGCGCAGCAGGGCGTCCAGCCAGCCTGGCCGGACCTGGACGTCGTTGTTCAGGAAGATCAGGAACTCGCCGGCGGCTTCCTGCGCCGCACGGTTGCAGGTGCGGATGAAGCCCTGGTTCTCGGCGTTGACCAGCAGCTTGACCCCGGTCTTGGCCACCACGTCCGCCGACCCGTCGCCGGAGGCGTCATCGATGACGATGACCTCGGCCTCGTCCAGATCGCCGGCGGCCTTCAGCGCCGCCAGGCATTCCAGGGTGAAGGTCAGGTTCTTGTAGGCCGGGATGACGATCGACACCCGCGGCTTGGCGGGCGCCGAAAAGCCCAGGCTTGCGGCCACCTTTTCGGCGTCGCGTTCGGCCACCTTTATCAGGTCGAAGGGTTGGACCTTCACGTCCTCGATGTGGCGCTGGCGGATCCGGCCATAGGCAGCGCGGGTGTCGCGATAGGCCTGGTTGTCGTAGGCGCCTGAGTCCTTGGCCCTGCCCGCGGCGCGCAACTGCTCGAAGAGGCCGGCCTCGCCGCGCGGCCGGGCGACGATCGCCCCGGCTTCCGGCTTGGGCGCGCGGCTCAGGGCCCAATGCTCCAGCGACGAGATCGGGACCTCGGCGGCCTGCGGGTTCTCGATCAGGTACGAGACCTCGTTGAAGTCCGCCGCCGGTGAGACGCCCTCGAAGGCGCCTTCGGTCAGGTAGTGCACCACCGGATGCAGATCGGCCGGAATGTCCGGTTGCTGCTCAAGATAGAAGGCGGTGTCGAAATGGATGCTGGGGTCGCGCCGTTCCTCGAAGCCGTGGGCCAGGAAGTGCGCCAGCGGACTGATCCCCATCGGCGCGGCCTCGCGGTAGCGGTCGGCGTACCAGAGCGGGTCGAACAGCGGGTGGGGGCTGCGGCCCTCGAAGGCGCCGCTGGCCGCGTAGTGGAGCAGGGGCGCGGCGTCGATCTCGGCCACGTCAGGATTGGTGGCCAGGTACCATTCGCCGTTGAACAGCGGGTGCGGCTGGTAGCCCTTGCGCCAGCCCTCGCGCAGATAATGGATCAGCGGGTTCTCGCCGCTGTCGGCGACCTCGTCCGACTGGCCGACATAGTAGCGGACGTCGAACAGCGGATGCGGCGCATAGCCCTCGCGCACGCCCTTGTGCAGGAAGTGCTGCAGAGCGGTCAGACCGGTGGCGGCGACCTTCACCGCATGGCGGCTGCGATAGTCCTTGAGATCGAACAGCGGGTGGGGGCTGCGGCCTTCTTTGTCCCCGGCGATCAGGTAGTGGGCGAGCGGCGCCCAGCGCGAGCCGGCCAGGTCGGGATTGTGCTCCATGTACCAGGCCTGATCGAACAGGGCCTTGGGATTGGCGCCCGCATCGGGCCCGGCGCGCACATAGGAGACCAGGCCGCGGGCCTTGCCGCCGTCGCGGCCGATGGCGCGGTCCAGGCGAAAGTCCCAGAGACCCGAGCGAGCCAGCAGCGCCGCACGGCCCGGCCACTTGGCGCGGGCCAGCATCAGGTCGAAGCGCTGCTCCGTCGGCCCCTTGTCGGCCAGGCCCACCCGGCGGCCGGCGGCCTTGCGGAAGCGGTTCCAGCGGTCTTCGGCGACCACCATGCGCGCGCGATGCAGGTCCCTGCGGCGGGCCAGCAGGGCCTCGGCGTCGGTGGTCGGGTCGAGCTTTGAGAGATCGTTGGCCAAGTGAAGGTTACTCGCG
This window harbors:
- a CDS encoding glycoside hydrolase family 99-like domain-containing protein, with protein sequence MANDLSKLDPTTDAEALLARRRDLHRARMVVAEDRWNRFRKAAGRRVGLADKGPTEQRFDLMLARAKWPGRAALLARSGLWDFRLDRAIGRDGGKARGLVSYVRAGPDAGANPKALFDQAWYMEHNPDLAGSRWAPLAHYLIAGDKEGRSPHPLFDLKDYRSRHAVKVAATGLTALQHFLHKGVREGYAPHPLFDVRYYVGQSDEVADSGENPLIHYLREGWRKGYQPHPLFNGEWYLATNPDVAEIDAAPLLHYAASGAFEGRSPHPLFDPLWYADRYREAAPMGISPLAHFLAHGFEERRDPSIHFDTAFYLEQQPDIPADLHPVVHYLTEGAFEGVSPAADFNEVSYLIENPQAAEVPISSLEHWALSRAPKPEAGAIVARPRGEAGLFEQLRAAGRAKDSGAYDNQAYRDTRAAYGRIRQRHIEDVKVQPFDLIKVAERDAEKVAASLGFSAPAKPRVSIVIPAYKNLTFTLECLAALKAAGDLDEAEVIVIDDASGDGSADVVAKTGVKLLVNAENQGFIRTCNRAAQEAAGEFLIFLNNDVQVRPGWLDALLRPFAEEARVGAAAPKMLFPDGRLQEAGARIGVDGASEMIGLFEDPGLPRWNVRREVDYASGACLAVRREVFAELDGFDITFAPAYCEDADLCFRLRARGLRIIYEPTSQIVHHLSVTANSIDSGYKHRLATRNQQKFVERWGEQLEALNRVRTIAFHLPQFHKVAENDRWWGPGFTEWTNVSRALPNYRGHYQPHVPADLGFYDLSDPAAMRAQAELAARYGIGGFCHYFYWFTGGRRILEKPLEPLLESKADDFPFCLCWANENWTRTWDGQERDVLLAQTYEEGDAEASIAELEPYLRQPNYIRIDGKPLLLIYRPGLLPDPKAWTDAWRRHCREAGVGEIYLAFVEGFEKAGGKTDPESLGFDASVEFPPAGTGALIHPPGPLFNARFEGRVNDYRQMVRTYLGAQPLGHKRFRGVMPSWDNTPRRQDGGWVFQYASPGAFQAWTEAMFEETRRQNFGDERIVFVNAWNEWGEGAHLEPDQRFGHGWLEAVKNAAEADLLDKS